The following proteins are co-located in the Synechococcus sp. PROS-U-1 genome:
- the trmB gene encoding tRNA (guanosine(46)-N7)-methyltransferase TrmB, which translates to MRQHVNPLSSFFQLPLELPPPEELFRVPDQPIHLDIGCARGRCLLGLAERDAHWNHLGVEIRRPLVTSADQDALASEHGNVRILFCNANISLEGWMKALEQDRLQRVSIQFPDPWFKRRHRKRRVLQPALLLAIATALQPGRELFLQSDVLDVIEPMVALTELSACFDRPAEDQSPWRASNPLSVPTERERYVLEQRLPVYRVLYRRNQSPLPSVSDLEQRWQEIDNPAEALTT; encoded by the coding sequence TTGCGTCAGCACGTCAATCCTCTAAGCAGTTTCTTCCAGCTACCGCTGGAACTACCACCACCCGAGGAGCTGTTCCGGGTTCCTGATCAGCCGATCCACCTTGATATCGGCTGCGCCCGTGGGCGTTGCCTGCTGGGCCTGGCCGAGCGGGATGCCCACTGGAACCATCTCGGCGTTGAAATCCGCCGGCCCCTGGTGACCTCAGCCGATCAAGACGCACTGGCTTCGGAGCACGGCAATGTTCGAATCCTGTTCTGCAACGCCAACATCAGCCTGGAAGGCTGGATGAAGGCCCTGGAGCAGGACCGCCTGCAACGGGTGTCAATCCAGTTTCCCGATCCCTGGTTCAAACGGCGGCACCGCAAGCGCCGCGTCCTGCAACCAGCGCTACTCCTCGCCATCGCAACGGCCCTCCAGCCCGGCCGTGAGCTGTTTCTGCAGAGCGATGTTCTCGACGTGATTGAGCCGATGGTGGCCCTCACCGAACTCAGCGCCTGTTTTGACCGCCCGGCGGAGGATCAAAGTCCCTGGCGGGCGAGCAACCCGCTTTCGGTTCCCACCGAACGGGAGCGCTACGTGCTCGAACAACGTCTCCCTGTCTACCGGGTGCTGTACCGCAGGAATCAGAGTCCACTTCCTTCCGTGTCAGATCTGGAACAGCGTTGGCAGGAGATCGATAATCCTGCGGAAGCACTCACCACCTGA
- a CDS encoding FIST N-terminal domain-containing protein — protein sequence MAPFAPFSWFRSGGTEVSCRTGLSAKASLDEAVRDVVEQLGRPRTEADLALVFTSTGYATDLPRLLPMLRAQINAKHWIGCTGGGVVGTRGDGSASELEQTPALSVTMLSLPGASIATRHLSTEELPDLDGAALQWQDWVGISPEGSRSQILLIDPTSSGINDLISGLDYAYPSADKIGGIAAPHNSPHGSLLLDDRIVTGAVVCSIGGNWRLETVVAQGCRPIGPVFSIEQVQRNVLLELSDGCTKASPINCLQRVLADLNERERELVRHSLFLGVERSSLRLNANGAASEASAFLIRNLIGVDPNNGAVAVAERVRAGQNVQFHLREAAASQDEALGLLKAATADQSDTVHFGLLMACLGRGQGLFGRADGDISLARQLMPDLPVAGAFCNGEIGPVGGTTHLHGYTACWGLLRQDSVSSSDSGADSGSDSLG from the coding sequence ATGGCACCGTTCGCACCGTTCAGCTGGTTCCGATCCGGGGGCACTGAAGTCAGTTGCCGGACAGGACTTTCCGCCAAAGCGTCTCTGGACGAAGCGGTGCGGGACGTGGTCGAGCAACTGGGTCGACCCAGGACTGAAGCCGACCTCGCACTTGTCTTCACCTCAACGGGTTACGCCACCGACCTGCCGCGGCTACTGCCAATGCTGCGGGCGCAAATCAATGCCAAACATTGGATCGGATGCACAGGGGGAGGCGTGGTGGGCACCCGCGGCGACGGCAGTGCATCGGAACTGGAGCAGACACCGGCCTTGAGCGTGACGATGCTCTCCCTGCCAGGGGCGTCGATCGCAACCCGTCACCTCAGCACTGAAGAGCTGCCTGATCTAGACGGAGCAGCCCTGCAATGGCAGGACTGGGTTGGCATCAGCCCCGAGGGTTCTCGCAGCCAGATCCTCCTGATCGACCCCACCAGCAGTGGCATCAATGATCTGATCAGCGGCCTGGACTATGCCTACCCGTCTGCCGACAAGATTGGCGGCATCGCAGCGCCCCACAACAGCCCGCACGGATCGCTGCTGCTGGATGACCGCATTGTGACCGGCGCGGTGGTCTGTTCCATCGGGGGAAACTGGCGACTTGAAACGGTGGTGGCTCAGGGCTGTCGTCCCATTGGCCCTGTGTTCTCGATCGAACAGGTGCAGCGCAATGTGCTGCTGGAACTCAGTGATGGCTGCACCAAAGCCAGCCCCATCAATTGCCTGCAACGGGTCCTGGCCGACCTCAACGAACGGGAGCGCGAGCTGGTGCGTCACTCGCTGTTCCTCGGCGTCGAACGCAGCAGTCTGCGGCTGAATGCCAATGGAGCAGCCTCAGAAGCGAGCGCCTTCCTGATCCGCAACCTGATCGGTGTGGATCCCAACAATGGCGCCGTGGCCGTTGCAGAGCGAGTGCGTGCCGGCCAGAACGTGCAATTTCATCTCCGGGAGGCTGCCGCCTCCCAGGACGAGGCCCTTGGGTTGCTGAAGGCAGCGACGGCTGATCAAAGCGACACAGTCCACTTCGGCCTGCTGATGGCCTGCTTGGGACGAGGCCAAGGGCTTTTCGGTCGTGCCGATGGCGACATCAGCCTGGCGCGCCAACTGATGCCAGACCTGCCCGTGGCGGGAGCGTTCTGCAACGGAGAAATCGGGCCCGTCGGCGGTACGACCCATCTGCATGGCTACACCGCCTGCTGGGGCTTGCTGCGTCAGGACTCCGTCAGCTCCTCTGACAGTGGCGCCGACAGTGGCTCTGACAGTCTCGGTTGA
- a CDS encoding DUF3177 family protein, protein MNELTYRALVWLTYRLAATFAVGVPLVLLIWSAWRREPMVLRLLGIYWKVASLMAISLLLLMDQRPLGYATAVVAPVLMVISLWFWVDLNEELADQPSWRPLPLAVKVWRWAFSGFGLLSLVMSVTSLGCMQQLASSSCLTWLEAPQGIHGLAATVFNFLFGGQWTEAVAAFVGYVALVAYLAGLLQWLLVRLPRYGRVAGDF, encoded by the coding sequence GTGAACGAGCTCACGTACCGCGCTCTGGTGTGGCTGACTTATCGCTTGGCCGCCACTTTTGCCGTTGGTGTGCCTTTGGTCCTGTTGATCTGGTCGGCCTGGCGTCGTGAGCCCATGGTGTTGCGGCTCCTCGGCATCTACTGGAAAGTGGCCAGCCTGATGGCGATCAGCCTGCTGCTGCTCATGGATCAGCGCCCCCTGGGCTACGCCACTGCGGTTGTCGCTCCGGTCTTGATGGTGATCAGCCTCTGGTTCTGGGTTGACCTCAATGAAGAGCTGGCCGACCAACCGTCCTGGCGTCCCCTGCCGTTGGCGGTGAAGGTTTGGCGTTGGGCGTTCAGTGGTTTTGGACTTCTGAGCCTGGTGATGAGCGTCACAAGCTTGGGTTGCATGCAGCAGCTGGCGTCGTCTTCATGCCTGACGTGGCTCGAGGCTCCCCAGGGCATCCATGGCCTGGCAGCCACGGTGTTCAATTTCCTATTCGGTGGTCAGTGGACGGAGGCGGTTGCTGCCTTTGTGGGATATGTCGCCCTGGTGGCTTACTTGGCCGGTCTGCTGCAGTGGCTGTTGGTGCGTTTGCCCCGTTACGGGCGTGTGGCAGGCGATTTCTGA
- the ileS gene encoding isoleucine--tRNA ligase gives MSKETRDAAAEERPSYKKTLNLLQTGFGMRANAVQREPELQAFWKSQGIDGELGLKNSGPTFTLHDGPPYANGALHMGHALNKVLKDVINKYQVLNGRRVRYVPGWDCHGLPIELKVLQSMDQEQRKALTPIKLRKKAAAYARKQVDGQMKGFQRWGIWGDWEQPYLTLQKEYESAQIRVFGDMVLKGHIYRGLKPVHWSPSSRTALAEAELEYPDGHTSPSVYVAFPAVELPATLRDALKADGLELPTGPEGLGQALQVAIWTTTPWTLPANLAVSVNERLDYALADDGNGGLLLVAADLIETLSTTLERPLMRRATVKGGLLAGLIYRHPLLDRTSPVVIGGDYITTESGTGLVHTAPGHGVDDFHTGQKNGLPVLCPVDEAGNLTEEAGPFAGLNVLKDANPAIIEALEAAGALLKQEAYGHRYPYDWRTKKPTIFRATEQWFASVEGFREQALEAIDQVEWTPASGRNRIESMVKERGDWCISRQRTWGVPIPVFYKRNGGEVLLNAETLAHIQALIAEHGADVWWEKDEADLLPASYADQADQWRKGTDTMDVWFDSGSSWAAVASQRDNLSYPADLYLEGSDQHRGWFQSSLLTSVAVNGHAPYKRVLTHGFALDEKGRKMSKSLGNVVDPMVIIEGGKNQKQEPPYGADVLRLWVSSVDYSADVPIGAGILRQLADVYRKVRNTSRYLLGNLHDFHPATDAIPVAELPLLDRWMLQRTAEVMDDITEAFESYEFFRFFQLLQNFCVTDLSNFYLDIAKDRLYVSAPQDRRRRSCQTVMALIIERLAGLIAPVLCHMAEDIWQNLPYPVEETSVFRRGWPTVPADWRNDTLSAPLQQLRELRTGVNKVLEDCRSRQELGASLEASVRIDARSPELQAALSWLNEQGDAEVDGLRDWLLVSQLQIGGEPWAELLASQDDELAVIEVSRARGRKCERCWHYEGDVGQHPDHPHICGRCVGVLDRRTHQLA, from the coding sequence GTGAGCAAGGAGACGCGCGACGCCGCCGCCGAGGAACGTCCCTCCTACAAGAAAACGCTCAATCTGCTGCAGACGGGATTTGGCATGCGCGCCAATGCCGTCCAACGGGAACCGGAATTGCAGGCCTTCTGGAAGAGCCAGGGAATCGACGGCGAGCTGGGCCTCAAGAACAGTGGTCCAACATTCACTCTCCACGACGGCCCGCCCTACGCCAATGGCGCCCTTCACATGGGCCATGCCCTCAACAAGGTGCTGAAGGACGTCATCAACAAGTATCAGGTGCTGAATGGGAGGCGGGTGCGTTACGTGCCCGGCTGGGACTGCCACGGTCTGCCAATCGAGCTCAAGGTGCTGCAGTCGATGGATCAGGAGCAGCGCAAGGCGCTGACACCGATCAAGCTGCGCAAAAAGGCCGCTGCCTACGCCAGGAAGCAGGTGGATGGCCAGATGAAAGGTTTTCAGCGCTGGGGCATCTGGGGCGACTGGGAGCAGCCTTATCTGACCCTTCAAAAGGAATACGAATCCGCTCAGATCCGGGTGTTCGGCGACATGGTGCTCAAAGGGCACATCTATCGGGGACTCAAGCCGGTGCACTGGAGTCCGAGCTCGCGCACGGCGTTGGCAGAAGCCGAACTGGAGTACCCCGACGGCCACACCAGCCCCAGCGTCTACGTCGCCTTCCCTGCAGTGGAACTGCCAGCGACCCTTCGGGATGCGCTCAAGGCTGATGGCCTCGAGCTGCCAACCGGTCCAGAAGGCCTGGGCCAGGCCCTGCAGGTGGCGATCTGGACCACCACACCCTGGACCTTGCCGGCCAACCTGGCGGTGTCTGTCAACGAACGGCTCGATTACGCCCTGGCGGACGACGGCAACGGAGGCCTGCTTCTGGTGGCTGCTGACCTCATCGAAACGCTCAGCACAACTCTGGAACGCCCGCTGATGCGACGCGCCACGGTGAAAGGCGGCCTGCTCGCTGGGCTGATCTACCGCCACCCTCTTCTGGATCGCACTAGTCCAGTGGTGATCGGCGGCGACTACATCACCACCGAATCAGGCACGGGCCTCGTGCACACCGCTCCTGGTCATGGCGTCGATGACTTCCACACCGGCCAGAAGAACGGCCTGCCGGTGCTCTGCCCCGTGGATGAAGCAGGCAACCTCACCGAGGAGGCCGGGCCGTTCGCAGGACTGAACGTTCTCAAGGATGCCAATCCCGCGATTATTGAGGCGCTTGAGGCCGCTGGTGCTCTGCTCAAGCAGGAGGCCTATGGCCACCGCTACCCCTACGACTGGCGCACCAAGAAACCCACCATCTTCCGTGCAACGGAGCAGTGGTTCGCCTCCGTGGAGGGCTTCCGGGAGCAAGCACTCGAGGCAATCGACCAGGTGGAGTGGACTCCCGCCTCAGGTCGCAACCGAATCGAATCAATGGTGAAGGAACGGGGCGACTGGTGCATCTCGCGTCAGCGCACCTGGGGCGTTCCCATCCCCGTTTTTTACAAGCGCAACGGTGGTGAGGTGCTGCTGAATGCCGAAACCCTGGCTCACATCCAGGCTCTAATCGCTGAACACGGTGCCGACGTGTGGTGGGAAAAGGACGAAGCTGATCTGCTGCCGGCCTCCTATGCCGACCAGGCCGACCAATGGCGCAAGGGGACCGACACCATGGATGTGTGGTTCGACTCCGGCTCGAGCTGGGCCGCTGTCGCCAGCCAGCGCGACAACCTCAGCTACCCCGCTGACCTCTACTTGGAGGGATCCGACCAGCACAGGGGCTGGTTCCAGAGCTCACTGCTCACCTCGGTCGCCGTCAACGGCCACGCCCCCTACAAGCGGGTGCTCACCCACGGCTTTGCCTTGGATGAGAAAGGCCGCAAGATGAGCAAATCCCTGGGGAATGTGGTCGACCCGATGGTGATCATCGAGGGCGGCAAGAACCAGAAGCAGGAACCGCCCTACGGCGCCGATGTGCTGCGGCTCTGGGTGAGCTCGGTGGATTACTCCGCCGATGTGCCGATCGGAGCTGGGATTTTGCGCCAGCTGGCGGATGTGTACCGCAAAGTGCGCAACACCAGCCGTTACCTGCTCGGCAACCTGCACGACTTCCATCCGGCAACCGACGCCATCCCCGTGGCGGAACTGCCGTTGCTGGACCGCTGGATGCTGCAGCGCACGGCCGAGGTGATGGACGACATCACCGAAGCCTTCGAAAGCTACGAGTTCTTCCGTTTTTTCCAGCTGCTGCAGAACTTCTGCGTCACCGATCTATCGAACTTCTACCTCGACATTGCCAAGGACAGGCTCTATGTGAGCGCTCCTCAGGACCGGCGCCGGCGCAGCTGCCAGACCGTCATGGCACTGATCATCGAACGTCTGGCCGGTCTGATCGCTCCGGTGCTGTGCCATATGGCCGAAGACATCTGGCAGAACCTGCCCTACCCAGTCGAGGAGACCTCGGTCTTTCGACGCGGATGGCCCACGGTGCCGGCCGACTGGCGCAATGACACCCTCAGCGCTCCTTTGCAGCAGCTGCGGGAACTGCGGACAGGGGTGAACAAAGTGCTGGAGGACTGCCGCAGCCGGCAAGAGCTCGGCGCATCACTGGAGGCATCCGTGCGGATTGACGCCCGTAGTCCGGAGCTCCAGGCCGCTCTCTCCTGGCTGAATGAGCAAGGCGATGCAGAAGTTGACGGACTGCGGGACTGGCTGTTGGTCTCACAATTACAGATCGGTGGCGAGCCCTGGGCCGAACTGCTGGCCAGCCAGGACGACGAGCTCGCTGTGATCGAAGTGAGCCGTGCGCGCGGCAGGAAATGCGAGCGTTGCTGGCACTACGAAGGAGATGTGGGCCAGCATCCCGACCATCCCCATATTTGTGGTCGCTGCGTTGGCGTGCTCGACCGCCGAACTCACCAGCTGGCCTGA
- a CDS encoding Ycf66 family protein, with translation MLATLSGDFCLLLGLALLLLPLLAVELSRPRDGVWGAVVLLLGLVLVTSSDRLRGAPMLAVLCAGLLIARLGSEVGQARWNTLSETEQQRFQSLDHWRTSIQQLLITTGRVGEGIGGIAKQLKPSGKSGVTGKKWVRPESPETDAASDDACSEGASLDPDRFVDVTSQEGED, from the coding sequence ATGCTCGCGACCCTCAGCGGCGATTTCTGCCTCCTGCTTGGCCTGGCACTCCTGCTACTTCCACTTTTGGCCGTCGAACTCAGTCGCCCGCGCGATGGGGTGTGGGGAGCGGTGGTGTTACTGCTGGGCCTCGTGCTGGTCACCAGCAGTGACCGGCTTAGGGGAGCGCCGATGCTCGCTGTTCTCTGCGCCGGTCTCTTGATCGCTCGCTTGGGCTCTGAGGTCGGACAAGCCCGTTGGAACACCCTCAGCGAAACCGAACAGCAGCGTTTTCAATCGCTCGACCACTGGCGTACCAGCATTCAGCAGCTCCTCATCACCACGGGCCGCGTGGGAGAAGGCATCGGCGGCATCGCCAAACAACTCAAACCATCTGGAAAATCGGGGGTCACGGGCAAAAAATGGGTGCGTCCCGAGTCTCCTGAAACAGATGCCGCAAGCGATGACGCTTGTTCAGAAGGTGCCAGCCTCGATCCCGATCGATTCGTGGACGTCACATCCCAAGAGGGCGAGGACTGA
- the crtR gene encoding beta-carotene hydroxylase: MHQSTAQQQQHRPVGAAYRSVPREFVDPPAFWNPTVGLFLGGYALAALTIWGWFVAAWPLQVLLCTGFLALHLEGTVIHDACHNAAHPNRWVNQAMGHGSALLLGFSFPVFTRVHLEHHAHVNDPKNDPDHIVSTFGPLWLIAPRFFYHEWFFFQRRLWRRWELMQWGLERSIFVVIVLAAARFDFLPFIFNCWFAPALMVGVTLGLFFDYLPHRPFTSRNRWTNARIYPGKLMNWLIMGQNYHLVHHLWPSIPWFEYKPAYEATKPLLDSKGSPQRLGIFETRRDGFNFLYDILVGVRSHKRRSGKMRRAARFMPGRGLRRHWLGFVDRIAIKTEPKRWVSR; this comes from the coding sequence ATGCACCAGAGCACTGCTCAACAACAGCAGCATCGTCCGGTTGGAGCGGCTTACCGCTCGGTTCCTCGCGAATTCGTCGATCCGCCAGCTTTTTGGAATCCCACCGTTGGGTTGTTTCTTGGGGGGTATGCGCTTGCCGCCTTGACCATCTGGGGTTGGTTTGTCGCCGCTTGGCCTTTGCAGGTGCTGCTCTGCACAGGCTTTCTGGCGCTGCACCTTGAGGGGACGGTGATTCATGACGCCTGCCATAACGCCGCACACCCCAACCGTTGGGTCAATCAGGCCATGGGCCATGGCTCGGCACTACTGCTCGGATTCAGTTTTCCCGTTTTTACACGGGTGCATTTGGAGCATCACGCCCACGTCAATGATCCGAAGAACGATCCGGATCACATTGTCAGCACGTTTGGTCCGCTCTGGCTCATTGCACCGAGATTTTTCTATCACGAATGGTTTTTCTTTCAGCGACGCCTCTGGCGCCGTTGGGAGTTGATGCAGTGGGGATTGGAACGCAGCATTTTTGTGGTGATTGTTCTCGCTGCCGCACGCTTTGACTTTCTGCCGTTCATCTTCAACTGCTGGTTTGCCCCTGCCTTGATGGTTGGCGTGACGCTGGGTCTGTTCTTCGACTATCTCCCTCATCGGCCGTTCACCTCGCGCAACCGCTGGACGAATGCCCGCATCTACCCAGGCAAGCTGATGAACTGGCTGATCATGGGGCAGAACTATCACCTGGTTCATCACCTCTGGCCGTCGATTCCCTGGTTTGAATACAAACCGGCCTACGAGGCCACCAAGCCTCTCCTCGATTCCAAAGGATCTCCCCAGCGGTTGGGCATTTTCGAGACCCGACGAGATGGCTTCAACTTCCTCTACGACATCCTCGTGGGTGTTCGAAGCCACAAGCGTCGCAGCGGAAAAATGAGGCGTGCCGCGCGGTTCATGCCAGGACGGGGGCTTCGACGCCACTGGCTCGGATTTGTTGATCGCATCGCGATCAAAACCGAGCCCAAACGTTGGGTGTCCCGCTGA
- the gatC gene encoding Asp-tRNA(Asn)/Glu-tRNA(Gln) amidotransferase subunit GatC, giving the protein MSQISSDDVRKVAHLARLDLPEDKIATYTDQLESILEYVGQLQQVNTEGVPETTRAVEVTNVTRVDGVQPTAVREDILNQAPQREGDFFRVPKILAD; this is encoded by the coding sequence ATGAGCCAGATTTCCAGCGACGACGTCCGCAAGGTGGCCCATCTCGCCCGCCTTGATCTGCCCGAGGACAAGATTGCGACCTACACCGATCAGCTCGAATCCATCCTCGAGTACGTCGGCCAGCTGCAGCAGGTGAACACCGAGGGGGTTCCAGAAACAACCCGAGCTGTGGAAGTGACCAACGTCACGAGGGTTGACGGCGTGCAGCCGACGGCGGTGCGCGAAGACATTCTCAATCAAGCTCCCCAGAGGGAGGGTGACTTCTTCAGGGTTCCGAAAATTCTCGCCGACTGA
- a CDS encoding creatininase family protein, whose protein sequence is MTAAIPGPVDSTDAIRLALRSWPEVETYLQGCKGVIIPLGSTEQHGPTGAIGTDALTAEAVALEVGRRTGVLVTPAQAFGMAEHHLGFAGTMSLQPATLLAVLHDLVLSLGRHGFERVFVINGHGGNIATAKAAFAQAHGTATTRNLPVAPQLRCRLANWFMAGPVMRQARDLYGDKEGHHATPSEIAVTLAVEPSLKSKQRPLPDPAPAGPIHGPDDFRRRHPDGRMGSHPFLATAQHGDALLETAATALSEDLRTFLGES, encoded by the coding sequence ATGACCGCTGCAATTCCCGGTCCCGTCGACAGCACAGACGCCATTCGTCTGGCCCTGCGCAGTTGGCCTGAGGTTGAGACCTACCTCCAAGGCTGCAAGGGCGTGATCATTCCTCTGGGATCGACAGAGCAGCACGGCCCCACTGGAGCCATCGGCACCGACGCCCTCACCGCAGAAGCAGTCGCCCTCGAAGTAGGCCGTCGCACCGGCGTGTTGGTCACCCCAGCCCAGGCCTTCGGCATGGCCGAACACCATCTTGGCTTCGCTGGGACGATGAGCTTGCAGCCAGCAACACTTCTGGCCGTCCTGCATGACCTGGTGTTGTCCCTGGGGCGACATGGCTTTGAAAGGGTGTTTGTGATCAATGGCCACGGCGGCAACATTGCGACAGCCAAGGCAGCTTTTGCCCAGGCCCACGGCACTGCCACCACCCGCAATCTCCCCGTTGCCCCTCAACTGCGTTGTCGCCTGGCCAACTGGTTCATGGCCGGCCCCGTGATGCGCCAGGCGCGTGATCTGTATGGCGATAAAGAAGGGCATCACGCCACCCCCAGCGAAATCGCTGTCACCCTCGCCGTGGAGCCCAGCCTGAAGAGCAAGCAGCGGCCGCTGCCCGACCCAGCCCCGGCAGGACCCATTCACGGACCGGACGACTTCCGGCGCCGTCACCCCGATGGACGCATGGGGTCCCATCCCTTCTTGGCCACTGCTCAGCACGGCGATGCCTTGCTGGAGACAGCAGCCACCGCGCTGAGCGAGGATCTGCGCACGTTCCTTGGCGAGTCATGA
- a CDS encoding queuosine precursor transporter has product MDSNLQARRDGVFLVLAGLFLGTLGMLNILGLTRFLQLGSIGSWPIVVAVGALPYPITFLCTDLISEIWGEQKANQVVWVGLLLNGWVLLILWLGGLLPAMSGSDDSTFRTIQQLSFGSVGASMVAYLTAQFVDVRLFHFWKQRTQGKALWLRNNGSTLVSQLVDTSAVVLISHYGAHVLPVQPERSVLPQLISFIGSGYLFKVLAALSDTLPFIWLTGWLREWLDIPGEGLELTTESTSAMQ; this is encoded by the coding sequence TTGGACAGCAACCTCCAGGCACGGCGTGATGGGGTGTTCCTGGTGCTGGCAGGCCTGTTCCTCGGCACTCTGGGCATGCTCAACATCCTCGGACTGACCCGCTTCCTTCAACTGGGCAGCATTGGAAGCTGGCCGATCGTGGTGGCCGTTGGCGCGTTGCCTTATCCAATCACCTTCCTCTGCACTGACCTCATCAGTGAAATCTGGGGTGAACAGAAAGCCAATCAAGTGGTGTGGGTCGGGCTGCTGCTCAATGGCTGGGTGCTGCTCATCCTCTGGCTAGGAGGCTTGCTTCCTGCCATGAGTGGCAGCGACGACAGCACCTTCCGCACCATTCAGCAGCTCAGCTTCGGCTCAGTGGGCGCCTCGATGGTGGCTTATCTCACGGCGCAGTTCGTTGATGTGCGGCTCTTCCACTTCTGGAAACAGCGCACCCAAGGCAAAGCACTCTGGCTGCGCAACAACGGCTCCACCTTGGTGAGTCAGCTGGTGGACACCAGTGCTGTGGTGCTGATCAGCCATTACGGCGCCCATGTGCTTCCTGTGCAACCGGAACGATCCGTGCTGCCTCAGCTGATCAGCTTCATCGGCAGCGGCTACCTGTTCAAGGTGCTGGCGGCGCTGAGCGACACGCTGCCTTTCATCTGGCTCACCGGATGGCTGAGGGAGTGGCTCGATATTCCCGGAGAAGGACTCGAACTCACAACAGAATCAACGTCAGCGATGCAGTAA
- a CDS encoding DNA-3-methyladenine glycosylase: MAASRQPVIDFDSLPFIFFARPAQIVGPELVGCRLVKRQQDGSLLWGVVVETEAYSQDDPACHGYRRRSRQNETLFGEPGRFYVYVSYGIHHCVNVVTDREDWANGVLLRAVALPDEPERVAAGPGLLARRFGLDRSDDSRPVTGEHEVWMAPRSDTFANQDLVTTTRIGISQGAATPWRWYLRSSRSVSRRAKGDRMPPKAECWSPSPEPLS, encoded by the coding sequence GTGGCCGCCAGCCGGCAGCCTGTCATCGATTTCGATTCGCTTCCGTTCATTTTCTTTGCGCGACCAGCTCAGATCGTGGGGCCTGAGCTGGTGGGCTGCAGGTTGGTGAAACGCCAGCAGGACGGCAGCCTGCTCTGGGGTGTGGTGGTGGAAACAGAGGCCTATTCCCAGGACGACCCCGCCTGTCATGGCTACCGCCGCCGCTCTCGTCAGAACGAAACCCTGTTCGGGGAGCCAGGTCGGTTTTATGTGTATGTGAGCTATGGCATTCACCACTGCGTGAACGTGGTCACCGATCGGGAGGATTGGGCCAATGGTGTGCTGCTGCGCGCGGTGGCCCTTCCTGATGAACCGGAGCGGGTTGCGGCAGGTCCAGGGCTGCTTGCACGCCGTTTTGGGCTTGATCGCAGTGATGACAGTCGTCCGGTGACGGGCGAACATGAGGTGTGGATGGCCCCGAGGTCAGACACGTTTGCCAACCAGGATCTTGTGACAACAACGCGGATCGGCATCTCCCAGGGCGCAGCAACCCCGTGGCGCTGGTATCTGCGGAGTAGTCGCAGTGTCAGCCGGCGAGCCAAGGGTGATCGCATGCCGCCCAAGGCAGAGTGCTGGTCGCCATCGCCGGAGCCTCTGTCATGA
- a CDS encoding aspartate carbamoyltransferase catalytic subunit — MSGWPHRHVLDLASFAREDFAAVLELAQRFRSLPITGARKLPALQGRLVATLFFEPSTRTRSSFELAAKRLSADVMSFSPSSSSLSKGESVLDTARTYVAMGADVLVVRHRSTGVPQQLALDLQQMGERTVVLNGGDGLHSHPSQGLLDLLTLARHFSPQHPMPEALQGRRIVIVGDILHSRVARSNLWALTACGADVVLCGPPSLVPDDFAAFVDAPPPGLLQDPVPQRGKVSVIRRLEHALPGADAVMTLRLQKERMGQQLLTSLERYHRDFGLSHERMQLCGQQVPVLHPGPVNRGVELTGSLLDDPRVSLVEEQVRNGVPTRMALLYLMAASESATEASLVSRSS; from the coding sequence ATGAGTGGCTGGCCGCATCGGCATGTTCTTGATCTCGCGTCGTTCGCTCGGGAAGACTTCGCGGCGGTGCTTGAGCTCGCCCAGCGGTTTCGTTCGCTTCCGATCACCGGTGCCCGAAAACTTCCTGCGCTGCAGGGCCGGTTGGTGGCGACGCTGTTCTTTGAGCCCAGCACCCGAACCCGCAGCAGTTTTGAGCTGGCGGCCAAACGTCTGTCGGCAGACGTCATGAGCTTCTCACCTTCCAGCAGCTCCCTCAGCAAAGGGGAAAGCGTTCTCGATACAGCGCGCACTTACGTGGCCATGGGTGCCGATGTGTTGGTGGTGCGCCACCGTTCCACGGGTGTGCCGCAGCAACTGGCGTTGGACCTTCAGCAGATGGGTGAGCGCACCGTCGTACTCAATGGCGGGGATGGTCTCCACAGCCATCCCAGTCAGGGACTGCTCGATCTGCTCACCCTTGCTCGGCATTTCTCCCCCCAGCATCCGATGCCGGAAGCTCTGCAGGGACGCCGCATTGTGATCGTCGGCGACATCCTTCACTCGCGGGTGGCCCGATCGAATCTTTGGGCCTTGACGGCCTGTGGAGCGGATGTGGTGTTGTGCGGTCCACCAAGCCTCGTTCCAGACGATTTTGCGGCCTTTGTTGATGCTCCGCCACCAGGTCTTCTGCAGGATCCAGTGCCGCAGCGGGGCAAGGTCAGCGTCATACGACGCCTGGAGCATGCGTTGCCGGGTGCAGATGCCGTGATGACCCTGCGGCTACAGAAGGAGCGGATGGGCCAGCAGTTGCTCACCAGCCTGGAGCGCTACCACCGCGACTTCGGGCTGAGCCATGAACGCATGCAGCTTTGCGGTCAGCAGGTTCCAGTTCTGCATCCTGGTCCGGTGAACCGCGGCGTCGAATTGACCGGGTCGCTCCTGGATGACCCGCGCGTCAGCCTTGTGGAAGAGCAGGTCAGGAACGGCGTGCCCACCCGGATGGCCTTGCTCTATTTAATGGCTGCTTCCGAATCCGCCACGGAGGCTTCCTTGGTGTCAAGAAGCTCCTGA